A window of the Cryptosporidium parvum Iowa II chromosome 7, whole genome shotgun sequence genome harbors these coding sequences:
- a CDS encoding eukaryotic DNA topoisomerase I: IELSNLIQIEENMASATDSSLSNTNKRRKVMKKTEMDYEPLNKWWERPPKEELGIQWEYLEHQGVMFAPPYKVHNVPLEYNGERIQLPPEAEEIASYWSVMKDTEWAQKEKFSNNVRKAFMNSIPVGDKLHNNLEWEKCNFDIIKQYFEDEKEAKKNLSKEEKELQKKCRGDQESPFVYALVDWIKEKVGNFRIEPPGLFKGRGEHPKSGMLKRRIFPEDVTLNIAEDAPVPKVPNSMKGHAWKDIFHDNTVTWLAYYRDSINNQFKYIFLSASSGFKGMSDYNKYEKARKLKDHIDAIRDDYRKKMTSGDITQRQLGTATYLIDFLALRVGGEKDTDEEADTVGCCSLRVEHITFNQQEKSITLDFLGKDSIRYYNTVVIDPSAFNNLTIFCRNKDKMENVFDQINMSSLNQYLKSIMPELSAKVFRTFNASITLERELSKISAKSAVKSEKRTKMELESYLKDELNLSNFNNEVDITNVNDILRFYNDANREVAILCNHQRSVPKQHESSMEKMIKQQQELEEDLKICEAFLKILKKNNKSVTISDLPKLSTEVSFNGKQRKYPINLNSSLDVVQKKIDSIKSKISNLYLKIKIKDDNKTVALNTSKINYMDPRISVAFCKKYDLPIDKIFNRSLRTKFPWAMYTRSDFSF, from the coding sequence attgaattaagtaatttaattcaaattgaGGAAAATATGGCATCAGCTACGGATTCATCGTTGAGCAATACGAACAAGCGGAGGAAAGTTATGAAGAAAACAGAGATGGATTATGAGCCTCTCAATAAGTGGTGGGAAAGACCTCCGAAAGAAGAGCTTGGAATTCAATGGGAATATCTTGAACACCAAGGCGTGATGTTTGCTCCACCATATAAAGTTCATAATGTACCATTAGAATATAACGGCGAACGGATTCAACTTCCTCCAGAAGCGGAAGAAATCGCGAGTTATTGGTCAGTCATGAAAGATACAGAGTGGGCtcaaaaagagaaattCAGTAATAATGTAAGGAAGGCATTTATGAACTCTATACCGGTTGGTGACAAACTACATAATAATCTGGAATGGGAAAAATgtaattttgatattataaaacaatattttgaGGATGAGAAAGAGgctaaaaaaaatttatcaaagGAAGAAAAGGAACTCCAGAAAAAATGCAGGGGAGACCAGGAATCTCCATTTGTATATGCTCTTGTTGATTGGATTAAAGAAAAGGTTGGAAATTTCAGGATTGAACCACCTGGTCTGTTTAAAGGCAGAGGAGAACATCCAAAGTCCGGTATGTTGAAGAGGCGGATATTTCCTGAAGATGTAACTTTGAATATTGCGGAGGATGCACCTGTTCCAAAGGTACCTAATAGTATGAAAGGACATGCTTGGAAGGATATATTCCATGATAATACAGTTACTTGGCTCGCGTACTATAGAGACTctataaataatcaatttaaatatattttcctTTCTGCTTCAAGCGGGTTTAAAGGGATGAGcgattataataaatacgAAAAGGCAAGAAAGTTAAAGGACCATATTGATGCAATACGCGATGATTATAGGAAAAAAATGACAAGTGGAGATATCACTCAGAGGCAGCTTGGAACAGCAACATATTTGATAGATTTTTTAGCTTTGAGAGTCGGAGGAGAAAAAGATACAGATGAGGAAGCTGATACTGTTGGCTGCTGCTCATTAAGAGTAGAACATATTACATTTAATCAACaagaaaaatcaattaCTTTAGATTTTTTGGGCAAAGATTCAATTCGATACTATAATACTGTCGTTATTGATCCCTCAGcattcaataatttgaCAATTTTCTGCAGAAACAAGGATAAGATGGAAAATGTCTTTGATCAGATTAATATGAGTTCCCTAAACCAATATCTAAAATCTATTATGCCCGAACTTTCTGCCAAGGTATTTAGAACATTCAATGCATCAATTACATTAGAACGTGaactttcaaaaatttcagCAAAGTCAGCTGTGAAAAGTGAAAAAAGAACCAAAATGGAACTCGAATCATACTTAAAAGATGAACTTAATTTAtctaattttaataatgaagtGGATATTACCAATGTTAACGATATTTTAAGATTTTACAATGATGCTAATAGAGAAGTTGCGATATTATGTAACCATCAGAGATCAGTTCCCAAACAACATGAATCTTCCATGGAGAAAATGATTAAACAACAACAGGAGTTAGAAgaagatttaaaaatttgtgAAGCATTCCTCaagattttgaagaaaaataacaaaTCTGTTACAATAAGTGACTTGCCAAAACTATCTACTGAGGTATCTTTCAATGGAAAACAGAGAAAATACCCAATAAACTTGAACTCAAGTTTAGATGTagtgcaaaaaaaaatagattcTATTAAGAgcaaaatttcaaatttgtaCTTAAAGATCAAAATAAAGGATGATAATAAGACTGTAGCGTTAAATACATCGAAGATTAACTATATGGATCCCAGGATTTCTGTTGCATTTTGTAAGAAATACGATTTACCAATcgataaaatatttaataggAGCTTAAGAACAAAGTTCCCTTGGGCAATGTATACGAGATCagatttttcattttaa
- a CDS encoding secreted cysteine rich protein, possible transmembrane domain near C, signal peptide: MKFYARLIILHYIYFVEIINHIFVEALVNDAICNVASGIMVKEACSAVTNAACSTVGTVACQTAGDIACQAMGEAICQTTGNIASDAVCHTACQIASNTAGEAVCNIVSQISSDSVCATACQVASTVIGQSSSDILAGFGAEITSSLISKSASSQLMAASAAANSVTISVTISTVMSILQVMISLFGMGFNLYTHIRSLNARRPYYVR; the protein is encoded by the coding sequence atgaaattcTATGCGCGTTTAATTATTCTacattatatatattttgttgaaataataaatcataTTTTCGTAGAAGCATTGGTTAATGATGCTATTTGTAACGTTGCTTCTGGGATAATGGTAAAGGAAGCGTGCAGCGCTGTAACTAATGCAGCATGTAGTACTGTAGGAACAGTGGCATGCCAAACAGCAGGAGACATAGCCTGTCAGGCAATGGGAGAAGCAATCTGCCAAACTACAGGTAATATTGCATCAGATGCAGTGTGCCATACTGCATGCCAAATAGCATCAAATACAGCAGGGGAAGCAGTGTGTAATATTGTTTCTCAAATTTCCTCAGACTCAGTATGCGCTACTGCATGCCAAGTTGCCAGCACAGTAATAGGGCAGTCTTCTAGTGACATTTTAGCTGGTTTCGGAGCAGAGATCACAAgctctttaatttcaaaaagtgCAAGCAGTCAACTAATGGCGGCATCAGCGGCTGCAAACTCTGTAACTATTTCAGTGACTATTTCCACAGTAATGTCTATTCTACAAGTGATGATCTCTTTATTTGGAATGggttttaatttatatactCATATCAGGTCTTTAAATGCTAGAAGACCATATTATGTTCGTTAA